One part of the Algibacter sp. L1A34 genome encodes these proteins:
- a CDS encoding aminotransferase class IV has translation MVNFNENILEDNTLLSINNRGFAYGDALFETIKASYGKLLFWEDHYFRLMASMRIMRMEIPMNFTMEFLEEQILETLTANNLSNASSRVKLTVFRNEGGLYLPETNNISFLITAKPIDTDFYVVKDAFYEVDLFKDYYVSPSLLSSLKTNNKVLNVVGSIYAKENKLDNCLLLNTDKQVIEALNGNVFVVKGKVIKTPPISNGCLKGVMRKQIIETIKALPEYELVEEPISPFELQKADEIFITNVIVGIQAVAKYRKKIFKSEISKLLIQKLNIKIRVS, from the coding sequence ATGGTAAATTTTAACGAAAATATTTTAGAAGATAATACACTATTATCCATTAATAATAGAGGCTTTGCATACGGAGATGCTTTATTTGAAACAATAAAAGCATCTTACGGTAAACTTTTGTTTTGGGAAGATCATTATTTCAGGCTTATGGCGTCTATGCGTATCATGCGTATGGAAATCCCAATGAACTTTACTATGGAGTTTTTAGAAGAACAAATATTAGAAACCTTAACGGCAAATAATTTGTCAAATGCATCTTCTAGAGTTAAGCTAACCGTTTTTAGAAACGAAGGCGGGTTATATTTACCCGAAACAAACAATATTAGTTTTCTAATTACAGCAAAACCTATCGACACTGATTTTTATGTTGTAAAGGATGCCTTCTACGAGGTAGATTTGTTTAAAGATTATTATGTGTCACCGAGTTTGTTATCGAGCTTAAAAACGAACAATAAGGTTCTTAATGTAGTTGGTAGTATTTATGCAAAAGAAAATAAACTTGATAACTGTTTATTATTAAACACTGATAAGCAAGTTATAGAAGCCTTAAACGGAAATGTTTTTGTAGTAAAAGGAAAAGTTATAAAAACACCACCAATATCAAATGGGTGTTTGAAAGGAGTAATGCGTAAGCAAATTATAGAAACTATTAAAGCTTTGCCAGAATATGAGTTGGTTGAAGAACCTATTTCTCCATTTGAACTTCAAAAAGCAGACGAGATTTTTATTACTAATGTTATCGTTGGTATTCAAGCAGTAGCTAAATACAGAAAAAAGATTTTCAAATCAGAAATATCTAAACTTTTAATTCAGAAATTGAATATTAAAATTAGGGTAAGTTAA
- a CDS encoding HU family DNA-binding protein has protein sequence MNKTDLIDAMAEHAGITKAAAKKALECAIIEIEGALQKGNRVSLVGFGSWSVSKRAAREGRNPQTGATIQIKAKNVVKFKAGADLSSAVN, from the coding sequence ATGAACAAAACAGATTTAATCGATGCTATGGCAGAACACGCAGGAATTACTAAGGCTGCTGCTAAAAAAGCTTTAGAATGTGCAATTATTGAAATCGAAGGTGCTTTACAAAAAGGTAACAGAGTTTCTTTAGTTGGTTTTGGATCTTGGTCAGTTTCTAAAAGAGCTGCAAGAGAAGGAAGAAATCCTCAAACTGGTGCTACAATCCAAATCAAAGCTAAAAACGTTGTAAAGTTTAAAGCTGGTGCAGATTTATCAAGTGCAGTAAACTAA
- a CDS encoding ATP-dependent DNA helicase RecQ has translation MEHPINILERYWKFTEFRPNQEAIINAVLAGEDTFALLPTGGGKSLCFQIPAMVKKGICIVVSPLIALMKDQVQSLNNKGIKAIALTSGISYNDLDTLLDNCVYGNYKFLYLSPERLQQELVQDRIRLMNVNLIAVDEAHCISQWGSDFRPAYNNIALLRQLQPTVNAIALTASAKPEVIQDIVKQLDFINPKIFKQSFLRPNLAYLVFTENDKYYKIETILKKYKQSSIIYVRNRKLTLELSAFLESKKISATFYHGGLHNNDKDKNMNAWIDNQKQVMVATNAFGMGIDKPDVKTVIHISLPESIESYFQEAGRVGRNGDKAFAVILKNENDESRVKKQFLGSLASVDFVKQVYRKLCNYFQVPYGEGEYLSFEFDFNTFCKTYKFSPSACYNALLILDRNSIITLSKQFKNKVTVQFIISNSALFNYLDTHTEFSIIVKSILRMYGGAFEQATKIALAKIAEKSTASEPKIVNALKQLERDGIITLKLAETDAEVTFIQPREDDKTINRIGKTIEQQNNLKQQQVKAMLDYVENDSVCKSMQLLAYFGETEISPCGICSVCTNPKKVKVSSTDIKTVKNQVIELLENGDQSSRKISEALNTSEENIKNVLKLLLEHQIITITARNTYKLSHL, from the coding sequence ATGGAACACCCAATAAACATATTAGAACGCTATTGGAAATTTACGGAATTCCGACCTAACCAAGAAGCTATCATCAATGCGGTTTTGGCTGGAGAGGATACTTTTGCGCTTTTGCCAACTGGCGGCGGAAAATCGTTATGTTTTCAAATTCCGGCTATGGTTAAAAAAGGGATTTGCATTGTGGTATCTCCTCTTATCGCACTTATGAAAGACCAAGTGCAATCCCTAAATAACAAGGGTATTAAGGCGATAGCCCTTACAAGTGGAATTTCTTACAATGATTTAGATACACTTTTAGATAATTGTGTTTATGGTAATTATAAATTTCTATACCTATCGCCCGAACGTTTACAACAGGAGCTGGTGCAAGATCGCATTAGGTTAATGAATGTGAATTTAATTGCTGTAGATGAAGCGCATTGTATTTCTCAATGGGGAAGCGATTTTAGACCAGCTTACAATAATATTGCCCTTTTAAGGCAGCTACAACCTACTGTAAATGCTATTGCTTTAACGGCATCGGCTAAACCAGAAGTGATTCAAGACATTGTAAAGCAACTCGATTTTATTAATCCTAAAATATTTAAGCAATCTTTTTTAAGACCTAATTTAGCATATTTAGTTTTTACTGAAAATGATAAATATTACAAAATTGAAACGATACTTAAAAAGTACAAACAGTCCTCTATTATTTATGTTAGAAACAGAAAACTAACCCTGGAATTAAGTGCTTTTTTAGAATCGAAAAAGATATCTGCAACTTTTTACCATGGCGGTTTACATAATAACGACAAGGATAAAAACATGAATGCTTGGATAGATAACCAAAAGCAGGTTATGGTAGCCACAAATGCTTTTGGAATGGGAATTGATAAACCAGATGTAAAAACGGTTATCCATATTAGCTTACCAGAAAGTATTGAAAGTTATTTTCAAGAAGCTGGGCGTGTTGGCAGAAATGGAGATAAAGCCTTTGCGGTAATATTGAAAAATGAAAATGATGAAAGCCGGGTTAAAAAACAGTTTCTAGGATCTTTAGCTAGTGTTGATTTTGTAAAACAAGTTTACAGAAAATTATGCAATTACTTTCAAGTACCTTACGGTGAAGGCGAGTATTTATCCTTTGAATTTGATTTTAATACCTTTTGCAAAACCTATAAATTTAGCCCAAGCGCGTGTTATAATGCTTTATTAATTTTAGATCGAAATAGTATCATTACACTTTCTAAGCAATTTAAAAACAAAGTAACTGTCCAGTTCATAATATCAAATTCGGCATTATTTAATTATTTAGATACACATACAGAGTTTAGCATTATCGTAAAATCAATTTTACGCATGTATGGCGGTGCATTTGAGCAGGCTACAAAAATTGCATTAGCTAAAATTGCTGAAAAATCTACAGCTAGTGAACCCAAAATTGTTAATGCTTTAAAGCAATTAGAACGTGACGGTATTATTACTTTAAAACTAGCTGAAACGGATGCCGAAGTTACTTTTATTCAGCCTCGGGAAGATGATAAAACTATAAACAGAATTGGAAAAACTATAGAGCAGCAAAACAATTTAAAACAACAACAAGTAAAAGCAATGCTTGATTATGTTGAAAACGATTCGGTTTGTAAAAGCATGCAGCTCCTCGCCTATTTTGGCGAAACAGAAATTAGTCCGTGTGGAATTTGTTCGGTTTGTACGAATCCAAAAAAGGTAAAAGTATCATCAACCGATATCAAGACTGTAAAAAATCAAGTTATTGAGCTTTTAGAAAATGGAGATCAATCCTCTAGAAAAATTTCCGAAGCCTTAAACACTTCCGAAGAAAATATAAAAAATGTTTTAAAATTACTTTTAGAACATCAAATAATAACAATAACAGCAAGGAATACCTATAAGTTGAGTCATTTATAA
- a CDS encoding DUF493 family protein, whose protein sequence is MSTPPNSEEFYDKLKAQLYDTTVWPSEYLYKFIVLSDSKKIAMLEAIFDDMGAVIETKESAKGKYTSVSISVSMKKPETVIEKYKEVANKIEGVISL, encoded by the coding sequence ATGAGCACACCTCCTAATTCAGAAGAATTTTACGACAAATTAAAAGCCCAATTATACGATACCACTGTTTGGCCTTCGGAATATTTATATAAATTTATTGTGCTTTCCGATTCAAAAAAGATAGCAATGTTAGAAGCTATTTTTGATGATATGGGAGCAGTGATAGAAACAAAAGAGTCTGCAAAAGGTAAATATACCAGTGTTTCTATTAGTGTCTCTATGAAAAAACCAGAAACTGTAATTGAAAAATATAAAGAAGTTGCCAATAAAATTGAGGGTGTAATAAGTCTTTAA
- a CDS encoding START-like domain-containing protein: MDEKVKYSIEFPIQASPQLLYQYISTPSGLSEWFSDNVNLRGDMFTFIWDDSEEQAKLLNKKSGERVKFRWLEDDEEGNSYYFEIRIEVDEITKDVSLMITDYAEDDEVEESKMLWSNQISSLKQVLGSS; this comes from the coding sequence ATGGACGAGAAAGTTAAATATAGTATAGAGTTTCCTATACAAGCATCACCACAACTATTATATCAATATATATCAACACCTTCTGGATTATCAGAGTGGTTTTCAGACAACGTAAACTTAAGAGGTGATATGTTTACTTTTATTTGGGATGATAGTGAAGAACAAGCAAAACTATTAAATAAAAAAAGTGGAGAACGTGTTAAGTTCAGATGGTTGGAAGATGACGAAGAAGGTAATTCGTATTATTTTGAAATTAGAATTGAAGTAGATGAAATAACCAAAGACGTATCTTTAATGATTACCGATTATGCTGAAGACGATGAAGTAGAAGAATCTAAGATGCTTTGGTCTAATCAAATTTCTAGTTTAAAGCAAGTATTAGGCTCATCATAA
- a CDS encoding AAA family ATPase, translated as MNTKKIVITGGPGTGKSTLINELIKRGHTCLEEISRQVTLDAKKDGIDQLFLTNPLLFSELLLKGRRKQFIDAELYKNETVFFDRGLPDVLAYMGFIGDDCPEDFIETCNNSKYHTVFILKPWEAIYTSDNERYENFDQALEIHDHLVKTYENYDYNLIDVPFDTVENRTNFILNHINM; from the coding sequence TTGAACACTAAAAAGATTGTTATTACGGGCGGTCCAGGAACTGGAAAATCAACTTTAATTAATGAATTAATAAAAAGAGGACATACTTGTTTAGAAGAAATTTCTCGACAAGTAACCTTAGATGCTAAAAAAGATGGTATCGACCAGCTATTTTTAACCAACCCTTTATTGTTTAGCGAATTACTTTTAAAAGGTAGACGCAAGCAATTTATTGACGCCGAATTATATAAAAATGAAACTGTATTTTTCGATCGTGGCTTACCAGATGTATTAGCATATATGGGTTTTATTGGAGATGATTGTCCAGAAGATTTTATTGAAACATGCAACAACTCTAAATACCATACCGTTTTTATTTTAAAACCTTGGGAAGCGATTTACACTAGTGACAATGAACGTTACGAAAATTTTGATCAAGCTTTAGAAATTCACGATCATTTAGTGAAAACCTACGAAAATTACGATTATAACTTAATTGATGTCCCTTTTGATACCGTTGAAAATAGAACCAATTTTATTTTAAATCATATAAATATGTAA
- a CDS encoding type ISP restriction/modification enzyme: protein MTIKEYVEIVSKRLQSGISREHSYRGDLETLIRELVQGIEITNEPANVTDCGNPDYVITKGKIPIGYIEAKDIGKDLNSKSYKEQFGRYKKALDNLIITDYVWFQFFQNGELVHEIKIGEIENNSVKSIPENFSKFENLLKDFCTHVGQTIKSSKKLAEMMAGKARLLQDILERAITSDEETQENTSIKGQYDTFKEILIHDLQPKGFADIYAQTLAYGMFAARLHDPTLDDFSRQEAAELIPKSNPFLRKLFGYIAGPDIDERIVTVVDNLAEVFRATNVEQLLKNFGKSTQTNDPIIHFYETFLAEYDPKLRKARGVWYTPEPVVNFIVRAVDDILKTEFDLPKGLADTSKTKIKLNTQTPDKRSATGYKQIEKEVHKVQILDPATGTGTFLAEVVKFIYNKNFKAMKGAWSGYVEEHLIPRLNGFELLMASYSMAHLKLDMLLTETGYKSTKNERLNIYLTNSLEEHHKDTGTLFSNWLSSEANEANHIKRDTPVMCVIGNPPYAVSSTNKGDWIQGLLNDYKKNLNERKINLDDDYIKFLRYGQYYIDKNGEGILAYISNNSFIDGITHRQMRKNLLETFDKVYILDLHGNAKKKEICPDGSPDQNVFDIMQGVSINIFVKTGNKKVNQLGKVFHSELFGKRDIKYPYLFDNTISTIKWELLKNKEPYFFFVPKDFELENSYKKGFKVNDILRLNSNGIETKCDALAIQFENQKLQTVIADFENNSIEELKSKYTEKKDSSGWTFTKAKESILTDTFNQVKINYRPFDVRETIITKKSGGFIGRSRFEVMQHLLQPNIGLIIPRQTTQDYRHNFITDKIIEGNFTASAKMFGSGCVFPLYLYTENNGQQTIEKSIGRKPNLNKEIVDQIAKKLGLRFTNEKEDTKGTFAPIDILDYIYAVLHSSTCRKKYKEFLKIDFPRVPYPKDEKIFWSLVKLGKEIREIHLLESEKVENYITSYEMAENAENDHNVITTKIGKKDWEIIDTEKQLGRIWINESKYFENIPVTAWEFYIGGYQPAQKWLKDRKERELNYEDILHYQKIIVALTETNRIMKEIDKIEIE from the coding sequence ATGACAATAAAAGAATACGTAGAAATAGTAAGCAAAAGACTTCAATCTGGAATATCAAGAGAACATTCTTATAGAGGGGACTTGGAAACTCTAATTAGAGAATTAGTACAAGGAATTGAAATAACAAACGAACCTGCGAACGTAACTGATTGTGGAAATCCAGATTACGTAATTACAAAAGGAAAAATACCTATTGGATATATTGAGGCAAAAGATATTGGGAAAGATTTAAATAGTAAATCTTACAAAGAACAATTTGGTCGTTATAAAAAAGCACTCGATAACCTAATAATAACAGATTATGTTTGGTTTCAATTCTTTCAAAACGGAGAATTAGTCCACGAAATCAAAATTGGAGAAATTGAAAACAATTCAGTTAAATCAATTCCTGAAAATTTTTCAAAATTTGAGAACTTACTAAAAGACTTTTGCACTCACGTTGGGCAAACCATTAAATCGTCAAAAAAACTGGCGGAAATGATGGCTGGAAAAGCTCGTTTATTACAAGATATTTTAGAACGTGCCATAACATCAGATGAAGAAACACAAGAAAACACTTCTATAAAAGGTCAATATGACACCTTTAAAGAAATCTTGATTCACGATTTACAGCCTAAAGGATTTGCAGATATTTATGCTCAAACTTTGGCTTACGGAATGTTTGCAGCAAGATTGCACGACCCAACTTTAGACGATTTTAGTAGACAAGAAGCTGCTGAACTAATCCCTAAATCAAATCCTTTTTTACGCAAACTTTTTGGCTATATCGCAGGTCCAGACATTGACGAAAGAATTGTAACAGTAGTTGACAATCTAGCAGAAGTTTTTCGAGCAACAAATGTTGAACAACTTTTAAAGAATTTTGGAAAAAGCACACAAACCAACGACCCAATAATTCATTTCTACGAAACATTTTTGGCAGAATATGACCCAAAATTAAGAAAAGCAAGAGGTGTTTGGTACACACCAGAACCAGTAGTGAATTTTATAGTTCGTGCTGTAGATGATATTTTAAAAACAGAATTTGATTTACCTAAAGGTTTAGCAGATACGAGTAAAACAAAAATAAAGTTAAACACACAAACACCTGATAAACGGTCTGCAACTGGTTACAAACAAATAGAAAAAGAAGTACATAAAGTACAAATACTTGACCCAGCAACTGGAACAGGAACATTTTTAGCAGAAGTTGTGAAGTTTATCTACAACAAGAACTTTAAAGCAATGAAAGGTGCTTGGAGTGGATATGTAGAAGAACACTTGATACCAAGGTTAAATGGTTTTGAGTTACTAATGGCTTCTTACTCTATGGCACATTTAAAATTAGATATGTTATTAACCGAAACTGGTTATAAATCAACTAAAAATGAACGATTAAATATATACTTAACAAATTCGTTAGAAGAACATCATAAAGATACTGGAACGTTATTTTCTAATTGGTTAAGTAGTGAGGCAAATGAAGCAAATCACATAAAACGTGATACGCCAGTTATGTGCGTCATTGGAAATCCACCATATGCAGTAAGTAGCACCAACAAAGGAGACTGGATACAAGGTTTATTAAATGATTATAAAAAGAACCTAAATGAAAGAAAAATTAATCTTGATGACGATTATATAAAGTTTTTAAGATACGGTCAATATTATATAGATAAAAATGGAGAAGGTATTTTAGCATACATATCAAACAATAGTTTTATAGATGGTATAACGCATAGACAAATGCGAAAAAATCTACTTGAAACATTTGATAAGGTTTACATTTTAGATTTGCACGGAAATGCTAAAAAGAAAGAAATTTGTCCAGACGGTTCACCAGACCAAAATGTTTTTGACATTATGCAAGGAGTTTCCATCAATATCTTTGTAAAAACAGGAAACAAAAAAGTAAACCAATTAGGTAAAGTATTTCATTCAGAACTATTTGGAAAAAGAGATATAAAATACCCATATCTTTTTGACAATACAATTTCAACTATCAAATGGGAGCTTTTAAAAAACAAGGAACCATATTTCTTTTTTGTACCAAAAGATTTTGAACTAGAAAATAGTTATAAAAAAGGATTTAAAGTAAATGATATTCTTCGCCTTAATTCTAATGGAATTGAAACTAAATGTGATGCTTTAGCAATTCAGTTTGAAAATCAAAAACTTCAAACTGTAATTGCAGACTTTGAAAATAATAGTATTGAAGAATTAAAATCAAAATATACAGAGAAGAAAGACTCTAGTGGTTGGACTTTTACAAAAGCGAAAGAAAGTATTTTAACTGACACTTTTAACCAAGTAAAAATCAATTACAGACCTTTTGATGTTAGAGAAACAATAATTACCAAAAAATCAGGAGGCTTTATTGGTCGTTCAAGATTTGAAGTAATGCAACACTTATTACAACCAAATATTGGTCTAATAATTCCAAGACAAACAACTCAAGATTATCGTCATAATTTCATTACCGATAAAATAATTGAAGGAAACTTTACGGCTAGTGCTAAAATGTTTGGTTCTGGATGCGTTTTCCCCCTTTATTTATATACTGAAAATAACGGTCAACAAACTATTGAAAAATCAATAGGTAGAAAACCAAATCTAAATAAAGAAATAGTAGACCAAATAGCAAAAAAATTAGGTTTAAGATTTACCAACGAAAAAGAAGATACCAAAGGCACGTTTGCCCCAATAGATATTTTAGATTATATCTATGCTGTATTGCACTCATCTACTTGTAGAAAGAAATACAAAGAATTTCTAAAAATAGATTTCCCAAGAGTTCCTTATCCAAAAGACGAAAAAATCTTCTGGAGTTTAGTGAAACTAGGCAAAGAAATAAGAGAAATTCATCTTTTAGAAAGTGAAAAAGTTGAAAATTATATTACAAGTTATGAAATGGCAGAAAATGCCGAAAATGACCATAATGTAATTACAACAAAAATCGGAAAGAAAGATTGGGAAATAATAGACACCGAAAAGCAACTTGGTAGAATTTGGATAAACGAGAGTAAATATTTTGAAAACATTCCTGTAACTGCTTGGGAGTTTTATATTGGAGGTTATCAACCTGCTCAAAAATGGTTAAAAGACAGAAAGGAAAGAGAATTGAACTATGAAGATATTTTACATTATCAGAAAATTATAGTAGCTCTGACTGAAACGAACAGAATAATGAAAGAAATTGACAAAATAGAAATTGAATAA
- a CDS encoding YqgE/AlgH family protein yields MVTTQPKKGDLLIAEPAIIGDVSFNRSIVLLADHTIEGSIGFILNKPLEYTINDLIPEVKADFRVYNGGPVEQDNLYFIHKIPHLIPNSIEISLGIYWGGDFNRVAELIANNTINENDIKFFLGYSGWDTNQLSSELKSNSWVVTENIYKKDVIEKSYKSFWKEKMLEFGGEYSIWSNAPEHPSYN; encoded by the coding sequence ATGGTGACTACACAACCAAAAAAAGGTGATTTATTAATAGCAGAACCAGCTATTATTGGAGACGTTTCATTCAATCGCTCTATTGTTTTATTAGCCGACCACACCATAGAAGGCTCTATTGGTTTCATACTAAACAAACCTTTAGAGTATACTATAAACGACTTAATACCAGAGGTTAAGGCTGATTTTAGAGTATACAATGGCGGACCTGTTGAGCAAGATAACCTCTATTTTATTCATAAAATACCACATTTAATACCTAATAGTATTGAAATATCTTTAGGTATATATTGGGGCGGCGACTTTAATAGAGTAGCCGAACTTATAGCCAACAACACCATTAACGAAAACGACATAAAATTCTTTTTGGGCTATTCTGGATGGGATACTAATCAATTATCAAGCGAACTTAAATCTAATTCTTGGGTGGTTACCGAAAATATTTATAAAAAGGATGTTATAGAAAAAAGTTATAAATCTTTTTGGAAAGAAAAAATGCTAGAATTTGGTGGTGAATATAGCATTTGGTCTAACGCGCCAGAACATCCGAGTTATAATTAG
- the fmt gene encoding methionyl-tRNA formyltransferase, producing the protein MKDLKIVFMGTPDFAVTILKTLVENKRNIVGVITAPDKPAGRGRKLNESAVKQYAKSVGLNILQPTNLKNEAFLEELKALNANLQIVVAFRMLPKAVWQMPEHGTFNLHASLLPNYRGAAPINWAIINGDTKTGVSTFFIDEKIDTGAMILQEEIEIEAEENVGSLHDKLMYLGSDLVLKTVDLIEKGDVKTVPQAENADIKTAYKLNKDNCKIDWTASINDIHNKIRGLSPYPAAWCTLINGEDTLDIKIYSAKKEIISHNDSVGSILSTKKELKVAVSKGYIIIDDIKLPGKRTMDVKSLLNGYQFENNSKML; encoded by the coding sequence ATGAAAGATTTAAAAATAGTATTTATGGGAACGCCAGATTTTGCCGTTACCATTTTAAAAACATTAGTAGAAAATAAGCGAAATATTGTTGGTGTAATTACAGCGCCAGATAAACCTGCTGGACGCGGAAGAAAATTAAATGAAAGCGCAGTAAAACAATATGCGAAATCTGTTGGTTTAAATATTTTACAACCTACGAATTTAAAAAACGAAGCCTTTTTAGAAGAATTGAAAGCCTTAAACGCTAATCTACAAATTGTAGTTGCCTTTAGAATGCTGCCAAAAGCGGTTTGGCAAATGCCGGAACATGGTACATTTAATTTACATGCATCTCTACTGCCAAACTATCGTGGAGCAGCGCCTATTAATTGGGCTATTATTAATGGTGACACAAAAACTGGTGTTTCTACGTTTTTTATAGATGAAAAAATTGATACTGGAGCAATGATACTTCAAGAAGAAATAGAAATTGAAGCAGAAGAAAATGTTGGAAGCCTACATGATAAATTGATGTATTTAGGTAGCGACTTAGTTTTAAAAACAGTAGACCTTATTGAAAAAGGTGATGTTAAAACCGTTCCGCAAGCAGAAAATGCAGATATAAAAACAGCATATAAGCTTAATAAAGACAATTGTAAAATAGATTGGACGGCTTCAATTAATGATATTCATAATAAAATACGTGGTTTAAGTCCATATCCAGCCGCATGGTGTACCTTAATTAATGGTGAAGACACCTTGGATATAAAAATTTATAGTGCGAAAAAAGAAATAATTTCTCATAATGATTCCGTTGGAAGTATTCTTTCTACTAAAAAAGAGTTAAAAGTCGCTGTGAGTAAAGGATACATAATTATAGACGATATTAAGCTTCCTGGCAAGCGAACTATGGATGTGAAATCTCTTTTAAATGGCTATCAATTTGAAAATAATTCAAAAATGCTGTAA
- a CDS encoding tyrosine-type recombinase/integrase translates to MQPIIYQPFKEAKRIKVYIPYKLFKLRNAIKQMDSSFWHPNQKLWSVINTPKNFKSLEKLCDGNYKIEKDIRFTPVPTVLLTENALEALFELEKALVLKQYSASSIKVYKKMFTVFLGKFMQRDLKEVNKEDIEGFVYELIKKSHISESYQNQLINAIKAYYEHALKMPREYYDIQRPKKTRSIPNVLSKSEVLNIIQSPKNIKHRAILCTIYSSGLRISELINLRIADVHSKDGYLFIKDSKGKKDRKTILSEQLVLLLRAYYKQYKPSYWLFEGQTGGQYSTTSIRSIFRKSVVETNSNPWATVHTLRHSFATHCIENNVNIRHLQNMLGHSSPKTTEIYTRTIEINNKTITSPFDSLLKNSTLQT, encoded by the coding sequence ATGCAACCAATTATATATCAACCTTTTAAAGAAGCAAAGAGAATCAAGGTGTATATTCCTTATAAATTATTTAAATTAAGAAATGCTATTAAACAAATGGATAGTAGCTTTTGGCATCCAAACCAAAAACTATGGTCGGTGATAAATACACCTAAAAATTTTAAGTCTTTAGAAAAATTATGCGATGGCAATTATAAAATTGAAAAAGACATCCGTTTTACTCCTGTGCCTACAGTTTTGTTGACTGAAAACGCTTTAGAGGCCCTTTTCGAATTGGAAAAAGCACTAGTTTTAAAGCAATACAGTGCCTCTAGTATTAAAGTATATAAAAAAATGTTCACCGTATTTCTTGGGAAATTTATGCAAAGAGATCTTAAAGAAGTTAACAAAGAAGATATTGAAGGATTTGTATATGAACTTATTAAAAAGAGCCATATCAGCGAAAGCTATCAAAACCAACTCATCAATGCTATAAAGGCCTACTATGAACATGCATTGAAAATGCCTAGAGAATATTACGATATCCAAAGGCCTAAAAAAACAAGAAGCATACCTAATGTATTGAGTAAAAGTGAAGTTTTAAACATCATACAATCTCCAAAAAACATAAAACACAGAGCTATTCTTTGCACCATATATAGCTCTGGTCTGCGAATTTCGGAACTCATAAACTTACGAATCGCAGACGTACACTCAAAAGATGGTTATCTTTTTATAAAAGATAGTAAAGGAAAAAAAGACAGAAAAACCATATTATCAGAACAATTGGTACTTTTATTAAGAGCTTACTACAAACAATACAAACCTTCCTATTGGTTATTTGAAGGACAAACTGGAGGTCAATATAGTACCACTAGTATTCGTTCCATTTTTAGAAAATCTGTTGTAGAAACCAATTCGAATCCATGGGCTACTGTTCATACATTACGTCATTCTTTTGCGACCCATTGCATTGAAAACAATGTAAACATTCGCCATTTACAAAACATGTTGGGACATAGCTCTCCAAAAACCACTGAAATATATACTAGAACCATTGAAATAAATAATAAAACGATAACAAGTCCATTTGATTCTTTATTGAAAAATAGTACATTGCAGACATAA